In a single window of the Papaver somniferum cultivar HN1 chromosome 8, ASM357369v1, whole genome shotgun sequence genome:
- the LOC113301596 gene encoding probable phospholipid hydroperoxide glutathione peroxidase: MFTSSSSSIARIILSRRNPLRIIISSNIHLRSLSNQTHFSSLPTPPVTSSSFSRPSFLIPLRSFSEMASHSKKTHGSIHNFTVKDARGNDVDLSTYKGKVLLIVNVASQCGLTTSNYTELAQLYQKYKDQGLEILAFPCNQFRGEEPGTNEEIVEFACTRFKAEYPIFDKVDVNGDNAAPIYKFLKSSKGGLFGDSIKWNFAKFLVDKEGHVVDRYAPTTSPLSIEKDIKKLLGASA, translated from the exons ATGTTCACGTCGTCGTCTTCTTCTATAGCTCGAATCATTTTGAGTCGAAGAAATCCTTTAAGAATTATAATATCATCAAATATCCATCTCCGTTCACTTTCTAATCAAACCCACTTTTCTTCGTTACCAACACCTCCTGTTACTTCTTCATCATTTTCAAGACCTAGTTTTTTAATTCCTTTAAGATCATTTTCTGAAATGGCAAGTCATTCTAAGAAAACCCATGGTTCTATTCACAATTTCACTGTCAAG GATGCTAGAGGCAATGATGTGGATCTCAGCACTTACAAGGGAAAAGTTTTGTTAATTGTCAATGTCGCTTCACAATG TGGATTGACTACCTCAAACTACACTGAGCTTGCTCAATTGTATCAGAAGTACAAGGATCAAG GTTTAGAGATACTTGCTTTCCCATGTAATCAGTTCCGCGGGGAAGAACCTGGAACTAATGAGGAGATTGTAGAGTTTGCTTGCACTCGCTTCAAAGCAGAGTATCCCATCTTTGATAAG GTGGATGTTAATGGGGACAATGCAGCACCGATATACAAGTTCTTGAAGTCGAGTAAAGGTGGTCTGTTTGGGGATAGCATCAAATGGAACTTTGCCAAATTCCTCGTAGACAaggaaggccatgttgttgatAGATATGCACCCACTACCTCCCCTCTCAGCATCGAG AAAGACATTAAGAAGTTGTTGGGAGCCTCAGCTTAA
- the LOC113304496 gene encoding FT-interacting protein 1-like codes for MMSNLKLGVEVVGAHNLMPKDGQGTSSPFVELHFEGQKFRTTIKERDLNPVWNESFYFNVSDPSNLQNLALEAYVYNNVKVTHSRSFLGKVRLTGTSFVHLSDAVVLHYPLEKRGIFSHVKGELGLKVYLTDDPSIRSSNPLPAMETIVNSDGNISSQPQLQPQPQHILNSFTNNPKGDSRHSFHHLPNPNHPQNQQHQQHQLHQEQQFGGSPSYEQVKYAADEMKAEPPPAKIVRMYSSSAAQPVDYALKETSPFLGGGQIVGGRVIRADKPASTYDLVEQMQFLFVRVVKARELPSMDITGSLDPYVEVKIGNYKGTTRHFEKKQNPEWNEVFAFSKERIQASVLEVVIKDKDLVKDDYVGTVRFDLNEVPTRVPPDSPLAPEWYRLEDKKGDKVRGELMLAVWIGTQADEAFPDAWHSDAATPIDSSAAASTHIRSKVYHAPRLWYVRVNIIEAQDLIPTDKNRFPDVHVKAQIGNQVLKTRTIQARSMNPLWNEDLLFVTAEPFEDHLILTVEDRQGPGKDEIVGRVIIPLNQVEKRADDRIIHTRWFNLERAVAIDVDQLKRDKFSSRLHLRLCLDGGYHVLDESTHYSSDLRPTAKQLWKPSIGVLELGILNASGLHPMKTREGKGSSDTYCVAKYGQKWIRTRTIIDSLSPKYNEQYTWEVYDPATVLTIGVFDNSQLGEKGHKDMKVGKVRIRISTLETGRVYTHSYPLLVLHPSGVKKMGELHLAIRFSCTSLVNMMYIYSRPLLPKMHYARPLTVVQLDMLRHQAVNIVAARLSRAEPPLRKEIVEYMSDVDSHLWSMRRSKANFFRLMSVFSGLFAVGKWFGDVCMWKNPVTTVLVHVLFVMLVCFPELILPTVFLYMFLIGIWNFRYRPRYPPHMNTRISYAEAVHPDELDEEFDTFPTCRSPELVRMRYDRLRSVAGRIQTVVGDIATQGERFQALLSWRDPRATAIFVTFCLVAALVLYVTPFQVVAVIAGFFMMRHPRFRHRLPSVPINFFRRLPARTDSML; via the exons GGCACATCATTTGTCCATCTTAGTGATGCGGTTGTTTTGCACTACCCTTTGGAAAAGCGTGGCATCTTTTCTCATGTGAAAGGAGAGCTTGGCCTGAAAGTTTATCTTACTGATGATCCATCCATTAGATCTTCCAACCCGCTTCCAGCAATGGAAACTATAGTCAATTCGGACGGGAACATATCATCCCAACCTCAACTGCAACCTCAACCTCAACATATTCTGAATTCATTTACAAACAATCCCAAAGGAGACTCAAGACACAGCTTCCATCACTTGCCAAACCCTAATCACCCGCAGAACCAACAACACCAGCAACATCAGCTACACCAAGAACAACAATTCGGAGGATCACCATCGTATGAACAAGTTAAATACGCTGCAGATGAGATGAAAGCGGAACCACCACCTGCCAAAATTGTTCGTATGTACTCATCATCAGCTGCACAACCAGTTGATTATGCTCTTAAAGAGACCAGCCCATTCCTCGGTGGGGGACAGATTGTTGGTGGCCGTGTTATACGTGCGGATAAACCTGCCAGCACTTATGACCTCGTTGAGCAGATGCAGTTTCTCTTTGTACGAGTCGTTAAAGCCCGTGAGCTTCCCTCTATGGACATTACGGGGAGCCTCGATCCGTATGTTGAGGTGAAGATCGGAAATTACAAAGGAACAACAAGGCACTTTGAGAAAAAGCAGAATCCCGAGTGGAATGAAGTGTTTGCTTTTTCAAAGGAGCGTATACAG GCATCAGTCCTTGAAGTTGTCATCAAGGATAAAGATCTGGTCAAAGATGACTATGTGGGTACAGTAAGGTTTGACCTTAATGAGGTCCCTACGCGAGTTCCTCCTGATAGTCCATTGGCTCCAGAATGGTATCGGCTTGAGGATAAGAAGGGGGACAAGGTGAGAGGTGAGCTGATGCTTGCTGTCTGGATAGGCACACAAGCTGATGAAGCATTCCCTGATGCATGGCACTCCGATGCAGCAACACCTATTGATAGCTCTGCAGCTGCCTCCACACATATACGATCAAAGGTTTACCATGCACCACGACTGTGGTATGTACGTGTCAACATTATTGAGGCACAGGATTTGATTCCGACCGATAAAAACAGGTTCCCAGATGTGCATGTTAAAGCTCAAATTGGTAACCAAGTATTAAAAACAAGGACGATCCAAGCTAGATCGATGAACCCACTATGGAATGAGGATCTTTTATTTGTGACTGCTGAACCCTTTGAAGATCACTTAATCCTTACTGTGGAAGACCGCCAAGGGCCAGGCAAAGATGAGATTGTTGGGAGAGTCATTATACCACTAAACCAAGTTGAGAAACGAGCTGATGACCGCATCATTCACACCCGTTGGTTCAATCTGGAAAGGGCAGTTGCTATTGATGTTGACCAGTTGAAGAGAGATAAATTTTCTAGCCGTCTCCACCTACGTCTTTGCCTTGATGGTGGGTATCATGTTCTCGATGAATCAACACACTACAGTAGTGATCTCCGACCTACAGCGAAGCAACTCTGGAAGCCGTCGATTGGTGTGTTGGAACTTGGTATCTTGAACGCTAGTGGGCTTCACCCAATGAAGACAAGAGAAGGTAAGGGTTCATCAGATACTTACTGTGTAGCTAAGTATGGTCAGAAATGGATACGAACACGTACTATCATCGACAGTCTCAGCCCAAAGTACAATGAGCAGTACACATGGGAGGTCTATGATCCAGCCACTGTTCTTACGATTGGTGTATTTGACAATAGTCAGCTTGGGGAAAAGGGTCACAAGGACATGAAGGTTGGGAAAGTTAGGATTCGTATTTCAACACTAGAAACAGGGCGGGTTTATACACACTCTTATCCGTTACTAGTCTTGCATCCTTCGGGAGTTAAAAAAATGGGGGAATTACATCTGGCTATTAGGTTTTCTTGCACGTCGTTGGTGAACATGATGTATATATACTCGCGCCCATTATTACCAAAGATGCATTATGCACGTCCGTTAACAGTTGTGCAGCTTGATATGCTGCGACATCAAGCAGTTAATATAGTGGCAGCAAGACTGAGCAGAGCCGAGCCCCCACTCCGTAAGGAGATAGTCGAGTATATGTCTGACGTTGACTCGCACTTGTGGAGCATGAGGAGAAGCAAAGCAAACTTTTTCCGCCTAATGTCAGTTTTCTCGGGTTTGTTTGCTGTTGGTAAATGGTTCGGAGATGTTTGCATGTGGAAGAATCCCGTTACCACTGTCCTCGTACATGTTCTGTTTGTGATGCTCGTGTGCTTTCCGGAACTTATTTTGCCGACAGTATTTCTCTACATGTTTCTAATAGGAATATGGAATTTCCGGTACCGACCTCGTTACCCACCTCACATGAACACCAGGATTTCTTACGCAGAGGCAGTCCACCCAGACGAGTTAGATGAAGAGTTTGACACATTTCCTACTTGCCGTAGTCCAGAGCTTGTTCGCATGAGGTATGATCGATTGAGGAGTGTAGCAGGAAGAATTCAAACGGTTGTAGGAGATATAGCGACACAAGGGGAGAGATTTCAAGCACTGTTAAGTTGGAGAGATCCACGAGCAACTGCGATCTTTGTTACGTTCTGTTTAGTTGCTGCATTGGTGTTATATGTAACACCTTTCCAAGTGGTTGCGGTTATAGCTGGTTTTTTCATGATGAGGCATCCCAGGTTCCGACATAGGTTGCCTTCAGTTCCCATCAACTTCTTTCGGCGACTTCCAGCGAGGACAGATAGTATGCTGTAA